Part of the Candidatus Zixiibacteriota bacterium genome, ATCTTAAGAAAATCGATCAGGCTTTGATGATACAATCATCTATTGGGCAAACCTCGACACACTGCTGTTCGTCTTCATCCTCGCACTCGTTGCAGGTTTCGGGATCGATGATGTAGATATCGTCTTCTGTAATCGATTCGGTCGGGCATTCCTCCAGACAGAGTCCGCAGGCGGTGCATTCGTCAGTGATCTTCATTGCCATAATCAGCAACCTCCAGAAACTATGTTACGACTCAACGTTCTTACAGTTCAGAACCCGGCCAATA contains:
- a CDS encoding 4Fe-4S binding protein, encoding MAMKITDECTACGLCLEECPTESITEDDIYIIDPETCNECEDEDEQQCVEVCPIDDCIIKA